In Leguminivora glycinivorella isolate SPB_JAAS2020 chromosome 20, LegGlyc_1.1, whole genome shotgun sequence, the following proteins share a genomic window:
- the LOC125237004 gene encoding uncharacterized protein LOC125237004 isoform X2, whose product MSTETETLKKLRVKRSQCKGTITRIENFVQDPVSLAAASADILEARKEKLISTLKDYEKVQMDILGIDEGDSEQGHNTLLHQERNVSVDKPTIVDVSAHPPSPDAGLHKN is encoded by the exons ATGTCTACCGAAAcggaaactttaaaaaaactacGAGTAAAGAGGTCTCAGTGTAAGGGAACAATCACTAGAATTGAGAATTTTGTACAAGACCCCGTAAGTTTAGCTGCCGCGAGCGCCGACATTCTTGAGGCGCGCAAGGAAAAGTTAATTTCAACACTCAAAGATTATGAGAAGGTCCAGATGGACATACTAGGCATCGATGAAGGAGACAGCGAACAG GGCCACAACACATTGCTGCACCAGGAGCGCAATGTAAGTGTGGACAAGCCCACAATTGTTGATGTCAGCGCGCACCCACCATCACCAGATGCTG GGTTGCATAAAAACTGA
- the LOC125237004 gene encoding uncharacterized protein LOC125237004 isoform X1, producing MSTETETLKKLRVKRSQCKGTITRIENFVQDPVSLAAASADILEARKEKLISTLKDYEKVQMDILGIDEGDSEQVGDIEDKYYSILAKINSSLKMLNTKVTSECHNASTCKLPTIEIPFYDGKDFTKFKPFFDLFSAVIDNNNSLSDVQKLFYLRKYLQEDALAVIVNLPLVNESYKEAIHLLKRRFDNKARLIANHISILLDIPTMQKGTAVSIRTFVSQINQQIHALKNLEEPVDKWDMLLISILTRKLDQFTNRAYQLDRDLDTMPTMASFIEYLEKRAIALEDSQQNKHSTCYEGTNKHFNIKSTCYEGVHKSIPKVTNVVSKSLPPCRYCENKDHQIYNCHIFKMLPVAQRQSYVKEKHMCDVCLNNHEGKCKFTFKCKICKQGHNTLLHQERNVSVDKPTIVDVSAHPPSPDAGLHKN from the exons ATGTCTACCGAAAcggaaactttaaaaaaactacGAGTAAAGAGGTCTCAGTGTAAGGGAACAATCACTAGAATTGAGAATTTTGTACAAGACCCCGTAAGTTTAGCTGCCGCGAGCGCCGACATTCTTGAGGCGCGCAAGGAAAAGTTAATTTCAACACTCAAAGATTATGAGAAGGTCCAGATGGACATACTAGGCATCGATGAAGGAGACAGCGAACAGGTGGGAGATATTGAAGATAAATATTATTCAATATTAGCCAAAATTAATAGTTCTCTTAAAATGTTGAATACCAAAGTAACTTCAGAGTGCCACAATGCTTCTACTTGCAAGTTACCAACAATTGAAATACCATTCTATGATGGCAAAGACTTCACCAAGTTTAAACCCTTTTTTGACTTGTTTTCTGCTGTAATTGATAACAATAACTCATTGAGTGATGTGCAGAAACTTTTCTATTTGAGAAAGTACTTGCAAGAAGATGCATTGGCAGTAATAGTAAATCTGCCTTTAGTAAATGAATCTTATAAAGAAGCAATACACTTGTTAAAAAGGAGATTTGATAACAAAGCTAGATTAATAGCAAATCATATAAGTATATTGTTGGATATTCCTACAATGCAAAAGGGCACAGCGGTCTCCATACGAACATTTGTTTCCCAAATAAATCAACAAATCCATGCTCTAAAAAATTTAGAAGAACCCGTTGATAAATGGGACATGCTTTTAATTTCAATCTTGACACGCAAATTGGATCAATTTACAAATCGGGCTTATCAATTAGACCGAGATTTAGACACCATGCCTACTATGGCTAGTTTCATTGAGTATTTGGAGAAGCGTGCTATAGCGCTTGAAGATAGTCAACAAAATAAACATAGTACCTGCTATGAAGGTACTAACAAACATTTCAATATTAAAAGCACTTGCTATGAAGGTGTTCATAAATCAATACCTAAGGTAACAAATGTGGTATCGAAATCGCTGCCGCCCTGTAGGTATTGTGAAAATAAagaccatcagatatataactGTCACATATTCAAAATGCTACCTGTTGCTCAGAGGCAATCTTATGTAAAAGAGAAACACATGTGTGATGTGTGTCTTAACAATCATGAAGGGAAAtgtaaatttacatttaaatgtaaaatatgtaaACAGGGCCACAACACATTGCTGCACCAGGAGCGCAATGTAAGTGTGGACAAGCCCACAATTGTTGATGTCAGCGCGCACCCACCATCACCAGATGCTG GGTTGCATAAAAACTGA